A window of the Brassica oleracea var. oleracea cultivar TO1000 chromosome C1, BOL, whole genome shotgun sequence genome harbors these coding sequences:
- the LOC106344173 gene encoding methyl-CpG-binding domain-containing protein 9-like isoform X1, translating into MELTDSTKKQLGETRSAALDEDNRSFLGIDLNEIPTGATPGGAVQDDDGEYEPVEVVRSIHDNPDPAPGAPAEVPEPDRDAACGACGRPESMELVVVCDACERGFHLSCVNDGVEAPPSADWMCSDCVAGGGRSKLWPLGVKSKLILDMNASPPSDAEGYGGEDPSDSRKHMLAMGNSFEHSMTHSSFLDPGRALTLDFGFPSNLGNSSLPIRFPSLDPSELLLQNLRHFISERHGVLEDGWHVEFKQPLNGYHLCAVYCAPSGKTFSSIQDVAFYLGLATNGNHSCMDTDIRNESSLLQERLNMPKRRKTSRWPTNNFPDQKGSSMSAQLSRFPYNGQTMPPFAISSGTLFQASESLSSRNNGCGCEEANVSKGLPMQFEDFFVLSLGRIDIRQSYHNVNMIYPIGYKSCWHDKITGSLFTCEVSGGSSGPVFKITRSPCSKSFVPVGSTVFSCPKIDEMVEQNIDKRGDRRDSIQEHDDDTVEILLSDPSPPLGDDILSCLQEKSFSSTFYCLRSEVGSSQVDLNNTLSYNQQHEVEIGDIIVEEDSLSVAWQKVSQKLVDACSNVLKHKGTMNFRCKHVDRETREINWDTRNEKDNVILSLSRFCCSLAPHSATCGGKDNSEIASLVDVLSRWLDQSRFGLDADFVQEMIERMPGVESCSNYRSLKTRSSSVSVTVAEGALIAKPKVGENVREEVFGEISRKAKRHKLNGGHGFSNPHPPPGRPMCLRLPPVVVGDFLQVSEVFWRFREILGLGEAFSPEKLEQEIVNPVFDGLFLDKSGKEVNRSEMNISDKDRTPTKVLSLLDESRQPFSSGNTFASVLKETKAGDSTEFNISNSSRGPCVGALLTKTHISLLQVLICELQSKVAAFVDPNFDSGESRSRRGRKKDDSTLSAKRNKLHMLPVNEFTWPELARRYILSLLSMDGNLESAEIAARESGKVFRCLQGDGGLLCGSLTGVDGMEADSMLLAEAIKKIFGSLTRENDVLSVEDDDSDGLDATETNACNGDIPEWALVLEPVRKLPTNVGTRIRKCVYDALERNPPEWAKKILEHSISKEVYKGNASGPTKKAVLSLLADVRGGDLVQKSVKGTKKRTSIGVSDVIMKKCRAVLRDVAAVDEDKVFCTLLGRKLLNLNDNDDDGLLGSPAMVSRPLDFRTIDLRLAVGAYDGSTEAFLEDILELWSCIRVMYADQPDSLELVETLSKKFKSLYEAEVLPLAQKLMDYRKLECLSAEMRKEIKDIVVSVNKLPKAPWDEGVCKICGVDKDDDSVLLCDTCDAEYHTYCLNPPLIRIPDGNWYCPSCVIAKRMAQDALESNKLVRRRKGRKYQGELTRASMETAARLVDVMDEKDYWEFSAEERILVLKLLCDELLSSSLVHQHLEQCAEALIEMQQKLRSLSSEWKNTKLRQEFLTAKLAKVEPSILKEMGEPQNSSSFADHHGRHQQQENVGDRIPHDDGTSSAAFLTNNQGKAPIETHAQTRGSNVISSENKIPTPEKVTSPGRNELPIEVTEHMSCEIEDTTETLYKSVGKNRETHTINPNAVELKTAHDASSLASQELQACRQDLNATSNEIQNLQQSIRSIESQILRQSIRRDFLGSDGSGRLYWGCYFAEEHPRILVDGSMSLQKAVQVDLTGSKVPSPFLHAVDHGRLMVSPWTYYETEAEISELVLWLHDDDPKERELRESIMCWKRLRFGDLQREIKQAENSSSPIMAGDLVTKAAMAMEKRYGPCIKLEIETYKKRGKKTKFAEREKLCRCECLESILPSMIHCLICHKTFASDDEFEEHAESKCVPYSLATEEGKEKSDSSKAKESLKSDYLSVKSSAGKDKAEISNVSELGSGLIRYQEEESISPYHFEEICSKFVTKDSNRDLVKEIGLISSNGSPTFIPLPSIHLNDAMLISATCNKLDGGDSGDQVIFTGSEANGEGLNSESLDRSVTDDLGNPLNKLSGMGFDNSEEKNKKSTGSGLKGCCVVPQASLKRVTGKALPVFRFLKTNLLDMDVALPEEALRPSKSHPDRRRAWRAFVKSAQSIFELVQAAIVVEDMIKTEYLKNEWWYWSSLSAAAKISTLSALSLHIFSLEAAIMYDKGITQSDPMDETKEIGLQEQKSQRVTDPQERSSRANRRSGKKRKEPEGA; encoded by the exons ATGGAACTCACTGATTCTACGAAAAAGCAACTCGGAGAGACCAGGAGCGCCGCTCTCGACGAAGATAATCGCTCCTTTCTCGGCATCGATCTTAACGAAATCCCTACCGGCGCTACTCCCGGCGGCGCTGTTCAGGACGATGACGGAGAGTATGAACCCGTTGAAGTTGTTAGGTCAATTCATGATAATCCGGACCCAGCGCCTGGAGCCCCTGCAGAGGTTCCTGAGCCGGATCGGGATGCCGCGTGCGGCGCCTGTGGAAGGCCGGAGTCGATGGAGCTCGTAGTAGTCTGCGACGCTTGTGAGCGAGGGTTTCATCTTAGCTGTGTTAACGACGGAGTGGAGGCGCCTCCTTCCGCCGATTGGATGTGCAGCGACTGTGTTGCCGGCGGCGGGAGGAGCAAACTGTGGCCGTTGGGGGTGAAGTCCAAGCTCATCCTGGATATGAACGCCTCGCCGCCGAGTGATGCCGAGGGATACGGAGGCGAGGATCCATCAGATTCGAG AAAGCATATGCTGGCCATGGGGAACTCTTTTGAACATTCAATGACGCATTCAAGCTTTCTGGATCCTGGTAGAGCACTTACTTTAGATTTTGGCTTCCCATCAAACCTCGGCAACAGTAGTTTGCCCATCAGATTCCCATCCTTGGATCCAAGCGAGCTCTTATTGCAAAATCTCAGGCATTTCATATCTGAAAGGCACGGAGTTTTAGAAGACGGTTGGCATGTCGAATTTAAACAGCCTTTAAATGGCTATCATCTCTGTGCGGTGTATTGTGCTCCGAGTGGAAAAACATTTAGTTCAATACAAGATGTTGCTTTTTATCTCGGCTTGGCAACTAATGGTAACCACAGCTGTATGGATACTGATATCAGGAATGAGAGTTCTCTTCTTCAAGAAAGATTGAATATGCCCAAGAGAAGAAAGACATCAAGATGGCCAACCAATAATTTCCCTGACCAAAAGGGTAGTTCAATGAGTGCTCAGCTCAGTCGTTTTCCATACAATGGTCAGACGATGCCCCCTTTTGCCATTTCATCTGGTACTCTTTTTCAGGCTAGTGAATCTCTTAGCTCTAGGAATAATGGATGCGGTTGTGAGGAAGCTAATGTAAGT AAAGGACTTCCTATGCAATTTGAAGATTTCTTTGTCCTCTCGCTTGGACGAATTGACATAAGACAGTCTTACCACAATGTCAACATGATTTATCCAATAGGATATAAGTCCTGCTGGCATGATAAAATCACAGGGTCTTTATTTACTTGTGAAGTATCTGGTGGTAGCTCTGGCCCTGTTTTCAAGATTACACGGTCACCATGCTCTAAATCATTTGTTCCAGTTGGATCAACTGTCTTCTCCTGCCCAAAGATTGATGAAATGGTGGAACAGAACATTGACAAACGAGGTGATCGAAGAGACAGTATTCAAGAACATGATGATGACACTGTTGAAATCCTTCTTTCAGATCCATCCCCACCACTTGGAGATGATATATTGTCTTGTTTACAGGAGAAGAGTTTCTCCAGTACATTCTATTGCTTGCGCTCGGAAGTTGGTTCTTCGCAAGTAGACTTAAATAATACTCTATCCTATAATCAGCAGCATGAGGTTGAGATTGGCGATATTATTGTGGAAGAAGATTCATTGTCTGTTGCATGGCAAAAGGTGTCTCAAAAACTTGTTGATGCATGTTCCAATGTCCTGAAGCACAAGGGTACCATGAACTTCCGTTGCAAGCATGTTGACAGAGAAACGAGGGAAATCAACTGGGATACAAGAAATGAGAAAGACAATGTGATTTTATCTTTGTCAAGATTTTGCTGTTCTTTGGCTCCTCACAGTGCTACATGTGGTGGAAAGGATAATAGCGAGATTGCATCTCTAGTTGATGTTTTGTCAAGGTGGCTGGATCAAAGCAGGTTTGGGCTTGATGCAGATTTTGTACAGGAAATGATTGAACGTATGCCTGGTGTCGAATCATGTTCAAATTATAGGTCTCTGAAGACTAGAAGTTCTTCTGTTTCTGTAACTGTAGCAGAAGGAGCGCTTATTGCCAAACCAAAAGTTGGAGAAAATGTCAGGGAAGAAGTTTTTGGTGAGATATCTCGGAAAGCCAAAAGGCATAAACTAAATGGTGGTCATGGTTTCAGCAATCCACACCCTCCTCCCGGGAGGCCTATGTGTTTGAGGCTTCCTCCTGTGGTTGTTGGTGACTTCCTTCAG GTATCTGAAGTGTTCTGGCGTTTCCGTGAAATTTTGGGTTTGGGAGAGGCTTTCTCACCTGAGAAGCTTGAACAAGAGATTGTCAATCCAGTGTTCGATGGTTTGTTTCTTGATAAATCTGGGAAAGAAGTTAATAGAAGTGAGATGAACATTAGTGATAAGGATCGTACACCTACTAAAGTTTTGTCTTTGTTGGATGAATCTCGCCAACCTTTTTCTTCGGGAAATACCTTCGCTTCTGTACTAAAAGAGACGAAAGCAGGGGATTCTACTGAGTTCAACATTTCAAATTCCTCTCGTGGGCCGTGCGTGGGTGCACTTCTAACAAAGACTCACATTTCGCTTCTGCAAGTGCTAATATGTGAGTTGCAATCCAAGGTAGCTGCATTTGTTGATCCAAACTTTGATTCTGGAGAATCAAGATCCAGACGGGGACGGAAAAAGGATGACAGTACACTTTCTGCTAAAAGAAATAAGCTGCATATGCTTCCTGTTAACGAGTTCACATGGCCTGAATTGGCCCGTAGGTACATTTTATCTCTTTTATCAATGGATGGGAACCTCGAATCAGCGGAGATTGCTGCTCGTGAAAGTGGTAAGGTATTCCGTTGCTTACAAGGGGATGGTGGTTTGCTCTGTGGTTCACTTACAGGAGTGGATGGGATGGAAGCCGATTCAATG TTACTTGCAGAGGCTATTAAAAAAATATTTGGTTCTTTGACAAGAGAAAATGATGTTCTCTCTGTGGAAGATGATGATTCTGATGGCCTTGATGCTACTGAGACAAACGCTTGCAATGGTGATATTCCAGAATGGGCACTGGTTCTGGAACCTGTGAGAAAGCTTCCAACAAATGTTGGGACTAGAATCAGAAAGTGTGTCTATGATGCTTTAGAGAGAAATCCACCAGAGTGGGCAAAGAAGATATTAGAGCATTCCATCAGTAAAGAAGTATATAAAGGCAATGCATCAGGACCGACAAAG AAAGCTGTCCTCTCATTGCTAGCCGATGTTCGAGGTGGTGATTTGGTGCAGAAGTCTGTCAAAGGAACCAAAAAGAGGACGTCTATTGGTGTTTCTGATGTCATTATGAAGAAATGTCGTGCTGTGCTGCGTGATGTTGCAGCTGTAGACGAGGATAAAGTGTTTTGTACTTTATTGGGGCGAAAGTTACTGAATTTAAATGATAATGATGATGACGGACTCTTGGGATCACCTGCAATGGTTTCGCGTCCCCTAGACTTTAGAACTATTGATTTGCGGTTGGCTGTCGGTGCGTATGACGGATCAACTGAAGCTTTTCTTGAGGATATTCTTGAG CTGTGGAGTTGTATACGTGTTATGTATGCGGATCAGCCTGATTCTTTAGAACTGGTTGAAACATTGTCTAAAAAATTTAAGTCACTATACGAAGCTGAG GTTCTACCACTTGCTCAGAAACTTATGGACTACAGAAAATTGGAATGTCTAAGTGCAGAGATGAGGAAGGAAATTAAGGACATTGTTGTTTCAGTAAATAAGCTTCCCAAGGCCCCGTGGGATGAGGGGGTATGTAAAATATGTGGCGTTGACAAAGATGATGACAGTGTTCTCTTGTGTGATACATGCGATGCGGAGTATCACACATATTGTTTGAATCCCCCTCTTATTAGAATTCCTGATGGAAATTGGTATTGTCCCTCATGTGTCATTGCCAAGCGCATGGCTCAAGATGCTTTGGAATCGAACAAACTAGTCAGACGGCGGAAAGGTAGAAAGTATCAGGGGGAACTTACCCGAGCTTCTATGGAAACAGCTGCTCGTCTGGTAGATGTGATGGACGAAAAAGACTACTGGGAGTTCAGTGCTGAGGAG AGAATCCTGGTGCTTAAGCTTCTATGCGATGAACTGCTTAGCTCATCCCTTGTTCATCAACATCTCGAGCAGTGTGCCGAAGCCTTAATTGAAATGCAGCAGAAGTTGCGCTCTCTTTCCTCAGAATGGAAAAACACAAAATTGCGGCAAGAATTTCTGACGGCTAAACTCGCAAAGGTTGAACCAAGTATTCTAAAGGAGATGGGCGAACCACAAAATTCAAGTAGCTTTGCAGACCACCATGGACGTCATCAACAACAGGAGAATGTTGGAGACAGGATTCCTCATGATGATGGCACGTCCTCTGCTGCGTTTCTTACCAATAATCAGGGAAAAGCTCCGATTGAGACCCATGCTCAAACTAGAGGGTCAAATGTCATTTCCAGTGAGAACAAAATTCCCACCCCAGAAAAAGTTACATCCCCTGGAAGGAACGAGTTGCCAATAGAGGTAACGGAGCATATGTCTTGTGAAATAGAAGATACCACAGAGACCTTGTACAAATCAGTTGGAAAGAACCGTGAAACACACACTATAAATCCCAATGCGGTGGAATTGAAGACAGCACATGATGCATCTTCTCTGGCTTCCCAAGAGTTGCAGGCTTGTCGACAGGATTTGAATGCCACTAGTAATGAAATACAGAATCTGCAGCAATCAATCAGAAGCATAGAATCACAGATTCTAAGGCAATCTATACGAAGAGACTTTCTGGGAAGTGATGGTAGTGGTCGTCTATATTGGGGTTGCTACTTCGCAGAAGAACATCCTCGTATTTTGGTTGATGGAAGCATGTCGTTGCAGAAAGCTGTACAAGTTGATTTGACAGGTTCAAAAGTTCCCTCCCCATTTCTCCATGCCGTTGACCATGGAAGACTAATGGTCTCACCCTGGACATATTACGAAACTGAAGCGGAGATTAGCGAGCTTGTCCTATGGCTTCATGATGATGACCCAAAAGAAAGAGAGCTGAGAGAGTCTATTATGTGCTGGAAAAGGTTACGATTTGGGGATCTTCAAAGGGAAATCAAACAAGCTGAGAATTCGTCCTCTCCAATAATGGCTGGGGATCTTGTGACCAAGGCTGCCATGGCAATGGAGAAGAGATATGGTCCATGCATCAAACTAGAGATCGAAACCTATAAAAAACGGGGGAAGAAGACAAAGTTTGCAGAGCGAGAGAAACTGTGTAGATGCGAATGCTTGGAATCCATTTTGCCATCCATGATTCACTGCCTCATATGCCACAAAACATTTGCAAGTGATGATGAATTTGAGGAGCACGCCGAGAGTAAGTGTGTTCCTTATTCATTAGCAACTGAAGAAGGCAAAGAAAAATCTGATTCTTCAAAAGCAAAAGAAAGCCTGAAATCCGATTATCTTAGTGTAAAGTCTAGCGCTGGCAAAGATAAAGCTGAAATATCCAATGTTTCTGAACTTGGTTCTGGGTTGATAAGATATCAAGAAGAAGAATCTATTTCCCCGTACCATTTTGAGGAGATCTGCTCCAAGTTTGTGACAAAGGATTCTAACAGAGATTTGGTTAAAGAGATTGGTCTGATCAGTTCAAATGGAAGTCCAACATTTATTCCGTTGCCATCTATTCATCTTAACGACGCAATGCTCATATCGGCCACTTGCAATAAGCTAGATGGTGGTGATTCAGGGGATCAGGTGATTTTTACTGGTTCTGAAGCCAATGGTGAAGGCTTGAATTCTGAATCATTGGACAGATCTGTGACAGATGATCTTGGCAATCCGCTGAATAAACTGAGCGGAATGGGATTTGACAACTCAGAGGAAAAGAACAAAAAGTCTACAGGTAGTGGGTTAAAAGGCTGCTGTGTGGTTCCACAGGCTTCTTTGAAACGTGTTACTGGCAAAGCTTTGCCGGTTTTCAGATTCCTTAAAACCAACTTGCTTGATATGGATGTGGCACTACCTGAAGAAGCTTTAAGACCATCGAAATCACATCCAGACCGTAGACGAGCTTGGCGTGCTTTTGTTAAATCGGCACAAAGCATTTTCGAG TTGGTTCAGGCAGCAATTGTGGTAGAAGACATGATAAAGACAGAGTACTTGAAAAATGAATGGTGGTACTGGTCTTCTCTATCAGCGGCTGCTAAAATCTCGACGCTCTCTGCGCTATCCCTTCACATCTTCTCCCTCGAGGCAGCGATTATGTACGATAAAGGCATAACTCAGTCAGATCCTATGGATGAGACAAAGGAGATAGGCTTACAAGAGCAGAAGTCTCAACGTGTAACAGATCCACAAGAAAGAAGCAGCAGAGCTAACAGAAGGTCTGGTAAGAAAAGGAAAGAACCTGAGGGAGCATAA